Within Anopheles ziemanni chromosome 2, idAnoZiCoDA_A2_x.2, whole genome shotgun sequence, the genomic segment CAATCCTTTGCCTGCAGAAGGCTGTTCCGAGAGAAGTGGCTCAATTTAcacattaaaaatatatatattcttTCCTATACATTTCCTTACACAATCTGTTGACGATATGTAGAGCTAGACACTAgacaatggtttttttttattacgttgtttttccttgtgaATGTCTCAGCAAGAAGCCATGGGAATGAAGAATACTTCAAAAGCTATCGAAGCGTAAAACCAATAGACATCACCGAGCTCAAATGCACGAAAAGGAGCGttgcgtttgcgtttgcgtttCCGTTACTAGTTTCTCCATTTCGGATCCATCCCGGATCCCGTTTTGCTTTAAACTGTCTGTTTAAATGCGGTTGGTTCGTTAGGTTGGCTTAGAGCAGCATTAGTGATCTGCACAGAGGTAACGAGAGGGAAGCCATAGGcaaaaacgagaaaataaaCCTGTTATCATTATCTATTGCGACATCAGACGTTTGCTGGGAATGTTTTGCTGGCCGAAAAATGTTCGACTGGATTGTGAATTTTCAGGcgggtggaaaggaaaacgccAGCTTCTCCCTTGCCACTTCCTAGCAGATCATACAGCCTTGGGTAGTGATAGCGTTCGAAGACACGGTATCGGTGTTCTGGCCTCGTAACCAAATGGAGGCTGTCCATTGGGTGTGGCGCGTGATTCATCTACAAGGTAATATGTCCTATGGATGGGATGGTTATATCTAGTAGTAGCAAAGGATCTGCTCGTAATCTACTGTCCTAACTTCGCTGGACTTAACACTAGCTCCGGTTCGGTTTTGGTAGTGTGCACGGTAGACGCATGCAGCAGCGGCGCGGGCGCCACCGTGCTGATCGTGCTGGTTCCTAGGGTGATTGGATCTTGCTGCGTGAAAGGCGGTGGCGAGAAGATGTagttgctactgctgctgctgctgttgctgttgtagTGCGGCGAGGAAGCATCCGGTATCGAGCCGGCAGACGCCCGGTACACTGGGTACGAGGTCGACGGCAGTGGCGACAGTTGCCCGGGCAGCGGCGTACTACCGACGAAGCTTACCGATACCGGTCCTATCACACCGCCGGCCATCGAGCTGGTTTGGGGTGGCAGTGTTAGCAAGTTTCCACCAGAGGCGCTCGTTCCGGGCTGCGAGGTGACCGGTTTACTATGACTACTACCGCCGGCACTATTGCTACTACTATGGGCGGATCCTAGCAGGGTGGACCCGCCGTTCGCGGGCATCGGTACCGTGAGTGAGGAGGAACCGCCGGCCTGCTGCATCGTCTTCGTTGGCGAACTGAGTGGCGTCGGACCGATGACCATGAGCGACGTCTCCATCTGGATGTTGGAGCAGTGTTCACTGGGCACCGCACCGCCACTTCCGTACGCCGAAGTCTGCAGCTCACGCGCCGGTTTCTGCTGGTGGACCGATGTCCGCTGACGGCGTAGCTTGCTGTCCTTTCGCTGGTGGCTCGATCCGCTGCTGGGTGAATGCTCGTCGTCCGGATCTTCGCCCGCCAGATCTATCACCTGCATGTCCGACCGAGCCGCACCGGATGATGATTGTTGACCAGCCGCTCGGTGCCGGTGCGAGTCGTCCTCTCCATCCGATATACTAACGATAGCTGCCTCATCCCGCCGGGAGTCAATCTTTTTCAGCTCTAAAGGTGGCTCTACAGGAAAAATGGAtggagaaggaaaataaaccaaactgTAGAGAAAGGCTACATCATTTATTGACCATCGTACCTTCTAATTTCTCCGGCTCTTTAATGATAGGAACGATTCGGTTCGAAGACACCTTCTGCTCGTTTTGCAGAAACAGTGACGTGGTCGCAATTTGCCGCAAGGCCTCCACACCCTCGTAGGTTTTGGTTTTGACGATGGATTTTGGATAAATCTGAGGCTGTTTTGTCTAcaacaaagaaagaaagcCGAAGACGGTTAGGGTTCGGTTTCCATCAAGCAAGAATACCCTCTGCTCTTACCGGTATATGAGGTCCGCGTGCTATCGATACTCGTTTACTGTCACCTCGCAACAGGGAAGTTCTATGATCTGCGTCTATCTTGGCGTTTTTCTTATCTCGCGCTCTACGACTAGATGATATACAATGGGATGGGCATATACAAAATAGGATACGTAATATACAACAAATTAAGCCGAGACCTAAAACGAGTgggagagagaagaaaaatatgaatCACTTGCTCGGTGGCCCTTGCCACTCCATTTCGGCTCGGTCAATTACCAATTAACGATGGCCCGATTAGTCTTAGTTCAACCGTCTTGAATCCTTTCTCGCCGGTACCGACGAATGCTATCACTAAACCAATTGCTATGGTACCTAAACCTACGTATAGGAAGGCATTGGCGAATGAACTGGGTCCTCTGAGTACGCCGAGTAGGTCTTCATCGTCCGAGGATCCGCCTAACGATGAGTCTTGTATCTGCGCCGCGAGGGAGAAGACCGAGGGAAAAGTGCACAAGTCAGCTGGTTTTTTAATTGAGGCTCGTCGGGTTCGGGTTTCCCACTCTCGGACTTACCCGATTCCGTTTGACCCATCGCCGATGGCAGGAGGCGGGTGTTTCCTGCACGCTGCAACGTCTTCCTCTCTCTAGCCATGCTGCACGACCCTGGGCACACTGGGCAATATAGTGGCAATGATGAGATGAGGACAGAAAAGAACGGAAAGACGATTAGTAAACGGGCAACTGGACCATGGAAAGAGGGGAGTCAAAGAGAGGGGTTGAGGTATTGAAGGAAATTGTCTAAGAGGACAGCGAAGAAAtatagttgtttttttcctagaGTTGGAAGTCGTTAGTTCGTAGCAAGTCACTGCCTAAGGATGCCGTTACAATTAACCTCTTTTCGAAGGAGCCTGAGAATGTTTTATCACAGCATTTTGATATGAagctttcatttaattaatgCGAGAGTGTTTCATTCATGGTACTGCATTTCACAAAgttttttcttgtattttattttgtcttcATTCGTTGCTGATTACGCCATTATTGGAACGACGTTTGTTGATCTCGTCACGTTGATCGTAATGTTCGACTTTGGCAGGTATTTGAAGAAGAACacggagaaagagagagagagagagagcgagaggagGAAATCGGGGAAGTAGCTTACCTAGAATCAGCAGAATAGTGGAAGTAGATAGAGTGTGCAGAAAGAAGTTGGTGCACGGTTTTGCGAGGCGTACACAGGCGTGTATGCAGAGACAGTAATGGAGTGTCGCTTAGGTCGTTTCAGCGCGTGAAACGTTGTTAGGTAATTAGAAAACACAAGTGAAAGATAGATTCTAACTACATCCAGTAAAACGGTACTCAAGCTGGCGGGGGCAGGCTGTAAACAAGTAACAACTACGGAAGCTACCATCTAAAAACACTAACAGAAACCCAAAAACATCACAAGCATTCCACGGGCAACGCACGGCATTGGGTTTCGCAGCGGTAGTAGAAGGATGCGCTTCCATTCTCTCACGTCGAAGGCGACGCAGCGTCGAGGCTTACTTTGCCACATTGCTGTGATGTGCTTTATTGTGCGCTTGTGACTCTTGCTCTCGGTTGCTGTTGTCATCTATTGTGCCTGATTGTGTTCGTGtttcagtgtgtgtgtgtgtgtgattgtgaGTGTTTGTGCGCACCGGTGTTTACGGTATTCGGGGAGAAGTTATGGCGAAAGTTTGTCGTATTGACGGATTTATCGTTCACGTCTCCGCATCGAATCGTGGTCGTCCACTCAGCTCGTTTAGCTTGATTTATATCTGCGGCCTAGAATTACTTACCCCGTTTTGAGTGTGAAATTTGTGGTATGGTAGTAAGTGAATTTTACTTCGTGGTACTTAGTTGGTATTGAATGGTGATCGAAGTAGCACTAGCCGCGTATTGGCAGTGCTTTGTCTTTTTATAAGGTAGGTAAACTATAATTATTCGActaattattatcattatcaaTCTTTTATACTTTTGTGGTAAAAGTGGTAAGTTGTTTGCTTGTAAATACTTTTACAACAACGTCTTTGGGGACAAAAGTTATATTGAAGTCCCTCCCTATTGAAGACCCTCAATTTACAACATAACATCAAAGTTAACTGGGTATTTGTGCTCCTTTTTacaaaaccctttttttctagTATTTCGGTTCTGTTTTCATGTCGTCATTTCATCATTTGGCAGCAATTGGCAACGTAAAAGATTGATAGACCATTCGCTGGTACCGGAATCGAAGTGCCTGCGAAACATCCATAAATAACGAATGTGTTCATGCATTTTAATTACTTCCTAATCACTTTAACTTGACGAAGCTAAACGCGCTCGAGCGGAAGCGCAATTTGAAGTCGCACGGGAAAATTCCTATGTGTCCCATGAGGCCAGAGCTGGTAACGTTCAGTCCCAACACCCAGCTCGTCGTCCTAGTTCCGGTTGGTCAATCCGTGGCACGAAAGGACGGATTTACTCGGTGGGAGGTTCGCGACTTGCATCGTCGTCTTTCGCCCACAACGAGTTGGAGCAATGGCTGGTGGTGGCTGGTCCTGCTCGGTATAATCACGTTGTCGTCCGACTGGCCTTGCCGACATAGTGTGCTATGCTTCGGAATCGTACCGCTTCACCGTACCGCGACGATAATAATAACCGTTTCTAATAACGGCGATAAATGTAAACGTCAGCTAAAATTGTGCATATTACGCGCGATGTACTGGGTGGCCGGTGGACATCCATGAGGTCTACGAGGCCTTCGGTACGATACAACGACCCCGGGAAGTCTGGCACTAATCGGTGACCAACACGTACCACGGGGAAAAGGACCAGACGCAAAAGTTGTAGCACGTAACGGTGAAGCAGAACGTTGCAAATGTTTAACGTTCAACATCCAATCGGTTCGCCAACGATGGACAACGACAAACGGTTGATTCCTTTGCTTTGACTCTAACCCCTGACTTGTATCTCGTTATAAAGGGAGTATCGTTGAGGAATCAAATGAGTTTTCGCCCGACGATGATTAGGTACAACAAATCATGGAAATTAACCTCCGGTAACCGCTCTGCAATATACATAATTGCAATGTGGTACTACAAATTCCTGCGACGGACTGTTGGGCCAAGTCGTTTTGAGTACGGAAAATGCAATTGGAGCACAGATTATCGACTTTCTTGTCGATCTTGTTGTTTGAGTGAACAATATTGGTTGAGTTTAGGAATAGACTTTACTGGAATATTAGAGAATTATTTATAGGCTTAAAATCTACTAATaccaaaattgttttaa encodes:
- the LOC131281583 gene encoding uncharacterized protein LOC131281583, which encodes MYAAAGGASLASRQARKKQAAQNTKNKATNQQILREKLAAKAASTPTKSKPFHQLPASYLRAPHQHHRKLSAGYTSIPGSDQPHQHPRFGFGSEAPCAAVAGPAGAGAAHGHGPHFGGHGHHHHHHHHGAGGAVPHGAACHLHGGAGGLGGQHPAHGASFPPLPKPTGFREYDKLVRRQQLTKSATATLPLVSQAQADLTPPQSPTLGGFGDLAAASGDHHQPNQQLHILQAHNRDQHQQHQHPHPHGFHVHYSHQQLAAGGPGQKGPHHHREDDELEPQQQQLTQPLTLQIPDDPIIITPATPQATPPAGRLGLKPLALTDDEEALPLTSPTPGTLERKCSVYRGRKLDPYEEHFYNTTTISNAAGHQGYHPDDVFFPPVPNGGGGGGGGHSTTTTTPGHAQTKWDDYYCCECEHRQYGVCTCDQFECAQGRAAWLERGRRCSVQETPASCHRRWVKRNRIQDSSLGGSSDDEDLLGVLRGPSSFANAFLYVGLGTIAIGLVIAFVGTGEKGFKTVELRLIGPSLIGLGLICCILRILFCICPSHCISSSRRARDKKNAKIDADHRTSLLRGDSKRVSIARGPHIPTKQPQIYPKSIVKTKTYEGVEALRQIATTSLFLQNEQKVSSNRIVPIIKEPEKLEEPPLELKKIDSRRDEAAIVSISDGEDDSHRHRAAGQQSSSGAARSDMQVIDLAGEDPDDEHSPSSGSSHQRKDSKLRRQRTSVHQQKPARELQTSAYGSGGAVPSEHCSNIQMETSLMVIGPTPLSSPTKTMQQAGGSSSLTVPMPANGGSTLLGSAHSSSNSAGGSSHSKPVTSQPGTSASGGNLLTLPPQTSSMAGGVIGPVSVSFVGSTPLPGQLSPLPSTSYPVYRASAGSIPDASSPHYNSNSSSSSSNYIFSPPPFTQQDPITLGTSTISTVAPAPLLHASTVHTTKTEPELVLSPAKLGQ